From the Nitrobacter hamburgensis X14 genome, one window contains:
- a CDS encoding ankyrin repeat domain-containing protein — protein MTETPQKTRDSSTNSGNTRLDYMLLRLAFTGNLTAIRGALSEGANVNAIHEQTGLSALHIAVGTNNLELTQYLIEEAGATIGPDRSGRWPTIIAAECEVDAVLSDYVLDVEANISGV, from the coding sequence ATGACCGAAACGCCACAGAAAACCCGGGACAGTTCGACGAACTCGGGCAACACGCGCCTTGATTACATGCTTCTTAGATTAGCCTTTACCGGTAACCTCACTGCCATTCGCGGCGCGCTCTCGGAAGGCGCAAACGTAAACGCCATCCATGAACAGACCGGCTTGTCCGCACTGCACATCGCGGTGGGCACCAACAACCTTGAACTGACGCAATACCTGATCGAGGAAGCCGGTGCCACAATCGGGCCGGATCGCTCGGGACGCTGGCCGACCATCATCGCCGCCGAATGCGAAGTCGATGCGGTGTTGTCCGATTATGTTCTCGACGTGGAAGCTAATATATCGGGTGTCTAA